A stretch of the Glycine soja cultivar W05 chromosome 13, ASM419377v2, whole genome shotgun sequence genome encodes the following:
- the LOC114382348 gene encoding subtilisin-like protease SBT2.5, with the protein MRLLEFGCVLIVLSAFLGCGDAEVYIVTVEGEPIISYTGGIDGFEATAVESDEEIDTASELVSSYARHLEKKHDMLLGLLFEEGTYQKLYSYRHLINGFAVHISPEQAETLRHAPGVKSVERDWKVRRLTTHTPQFLGLPTGVWPTGGGFDRAGEDIVIGFVDSGIYPHHPSFAAHNAEPYGPVPKYRGKCEADPDTKRSYCNGKIVGAQHFAHAAIAAGAFNPSIDFASPLDGDGHGSHTASIAAGNNGIPVRMHGHEFGRASGMAPRARIAVYKALYRLFGGFVADVVAAIDQAVYDGVDILSLSVGPNSPPAATKTTFLNPFDATLLGAVKAGVFVAQAAGNGGPFPKTLVSYSPWIASVAAAIDDRRYKNHLILGNGKTLAGIGLSPSTHLNETYTLVAANDVLLDSSVMKYSPTDCQRPELLNKNLIKGNILLCGYSFNFVVGSASIKKVSETAKALGAVGFVLCVENNSPGTKFDPVPVGLPGILITDVSNSKELIDYYNITTPRDWTGRVKSFEGKGKIGDGLMPILHKSAPQVALFSARGPNIKDFSFQEADLLKPDILAPGSLIWAAWCPNGTDEPNYVGEGFAMISGTSMAAPHIAGIAALIKQKHPHWSPAAIKSALMTTSTTLDRAGNPLLAQQTSESEAMRLVKATPFDYGSGHVDPTAALDPGLIFDAGYKDYVGFLCTTPSIDVHEIRHYTHTPCNTTMGKPSNLNTPSITISYLVRTQVVTRTVTNVAEEETYVITARMEPAVAIEVNPPAMTIKAGASRQFSVSLTVRSVTRRYSFGEVLMKGSRGHKVRIPVLANGHRR; encoded by the exons ATGAGATTGTTGGAGTTTGGGTGTGTGTTGATTGTTCTATCTGCATTTCTGGGTTGTGGGGATGCCGAGGTTTACATAGTAACTGTTGAAGGTGAGCCTATCATAAGTTATACTGGAGGTATTGATGGGTTTGAAGCTACTGCTGTGGAATCCGATGAGGAGATTGATACCGCAAG TGAATTGGTTTCTTCTTATGCTCGCCATCTTGAGAAAAAACATGACATGCTGCTGGGGTTGCTGTTTGAGGAAGGGACATACCAGAAACTCTATAGCTATCGACATCTTATTAATGGGTTTGCTGTTCATATTTCACCAGAACAG GCAGAAACTCTAAGACATGCTCCTGGAGTGAAATCTGTTGAGAGGGACTGGAAAGTGAGGAGACTTACAACACATACCCCACAATTTTTAGGGCTTCCAACTGGGGTTTGGCCAACAGGAGGTGGCTTTGATCGGGCTGGAGAAGACATTGTGATTGGATTTGTGGACTCAGGGATCTATCCTCATCACCCAAGTTTTGCAGCTCATAATGCTGAGCCATATGGGCCAGTTCCAAAGTATAGAGGAAAATGTGAAGCTGATCCAGATACTAAAAGAAGTTACTGTAATGGGAAGATTGTTGGAGCACAACACTTTGCTCATGCTGCAATAGCTGCTGGGGCATTTAACCCTTCAATTGACTTTGCATCTCCTCTCGATGGGGATGGACATGGAAG TCATACAGCCTCTATTGCGGCTGGAAATAATGGAATTCCTGTGAGAATGCATGGCCACGAATTTGGGAGAGCGAGTGGGATGGCTCCTCGTGCTAG GATTGCTGTGTACAAGGCACTCTATAGACTGTTTGGAGGGTTTGTTGCAGATGTAGTTGCTGCAATTGATCAG GCTGTGTATGATGGAGTGGATATACTCAGCCTTTCAGTTGGACCCAACAGTCCTCCAGCAGCTACCAAGACTACGTTTTTGAACCCTTTTGATGCTACACTTCTTGGAGCCGTGAAAGCTGGTGTCTTTGTTGCACAGGCTGCAGGAAATGGTGGTCCTTTTCCTAAGACATTGGTTTCATATAGTCCATGGATAGCATCTGTAGCAGCTGCAATTGATGATCGtagatataaaaatcatttgATCCTTGGAAATGGAAAAACCTTAGCTGGAATTGGGTTATCAC CTTCCACGCATTTAAACGAAACATACACATTGGTTGCCGCAAATGATGTGTTGCTAGATTCTTCAGTTATGAAGTATAGCCCCACGGATTGCCAGAGACCTGAACTTTTAAACAAGAACTTGATAAAGGGTAATATTCTTCTTTGTGGATATTCCTTCAACTTTGTTGTTGGCTCTGCATCAATCAAGAAAGTCTCAGAAACAGCAAAGGCCCTTGGTGCAGTTGGATTTGTTCTTTGTGTTGAAAACAATTCCCCAGGAACAAAATTTGATCCAGTCCCTGTTGGTCTTCCTGGGATTCTCATCACAGATGTCAGCAATTCTAAG GAACTTATAGATTATTATAATATCACTACACCAAGAGACTGGACTGGGCGGGTAAAGAGTTTCGAAGGTAAAGGTAAAATCGGTGATGGTTTGATGCCTATTCTGCATAAATCTGCCCCACAGGTAGCATTATTCTCTGCTCGAGGGCCAAATATAAAGGACTTCAGCTTCCAAGAGGCAGATCTTCTCAAACCAGATATATTAGCTCCTGGTTCATTGATTTGGGCTGCTTGGTGTCCAAATGGAACTGATGAGCCAAATTATGTTG GTGAGGGGTTTGCCATGATATCTGGAACTAGCATGGCTGCACCACATATAGCTGGAATTGCTGCTCTCATAAAGCAGAAGCATCCTCATTGGAGCCCTGCGGCCATTAAATCAGCTTTGATGACAACATCAACAACTCTAGACAGAGCAGGGAATCCTCTTCTAGCCCAGCAAACTTCTGAATCAGAAGCTATGAGGCTGGTCAAAGCTACTCCTTTTGATTATGGGAGTGGACATGTTGATCCAACAGCTGCATTGGACCCTGGGCTCATCTTCGATGCAG GATACAAGGATTATGTAGGCTTCTTGTGCACAACACCCAGCATTGATGTTCATGAGATAAGGCACTACACTCATACACCATGTAACACCACCATGGGAAAaccatcaaatttaaacacCCCATCAATCACAATTTCCTATCTTGTGAGAACTCAAGTTGTCACGCGCACTGTCACAAATGTTGCCGAGGAGGAAACCTATGTGATCACAGCCAGAATGGAACCTGCTGTTGCCATTGAAGTCAACCCTCCAGCAATGACTATCAAAGCGGGCGCATCGCGTCAGTTTTCGGTGTCACTTACAGTGCGCTCAGTGACAAGAAGGTATAGTTTTGGAGAGGTTTTGATGAAAGGGAGCAGAGGGCACAAGGTGAGGATTCCTGTTCTGGCCAATGGACACAGACGATAG